The sequence below is a genomic window from Anaerocolumna chitinilytica.
GACCGTAGGAACGCAGATTATGAAATTAAAACCTGTTAATGCTGTTGCAGCTGACCTTTCTTCCGTATTAATTATCCAGATAGCAACAAAATTCGGTCTGCCTGTAAGTACTACTCATGTTGTTTCTTGTTCGATTATGGGAGTGGGTGCCTCCAACCGAGTAAAAGGGGTTAACTGGACTACAGCAAAAAAAATGGTATCAGCTTGGTTTACGACGATTCCGATTACTTTTGTAATATCAGCTGCCATTTGTGCATTGCTTAAACTCTTTTTATAAAAAATATATTTGATAGAATAATCTGATTATCGTCATTTTTGGGACAGGAATATTGAAATAATATTCCTGTCTTATTATTTTGCCCGGAACCAAGAGTGCATTTTCTGATACACGGAGAATGACAGTAGAATATTTATTTACAGATTTCATAATAATTGCCGGTAAGGATTTTATAAAGTAACTCAGATAATTCTTCTGAGGTGATTCTTTCCGGATCTTTAAACCAGCAGATTAGGGTTTGGGTCAGAGCACCAGTAAAAAAAGCATTCCCATATTTATGTGTTGCGTATTGATTACATGGAGTGGCTCCGGTGGTACAAGTTGATACGGAGGCAGACATCTCCTCGAATATAATTCCTTCAAGGTTATTCTTCACCATGAGTTTCAACAGGGTATCTTGTTCTACTAGAAATTTTGAAAACAAGTCCGTGATATCACTAAGCTTAAGTCTTCCCCGCAATTCCAGGTTATAGGGCTCTTCCCTAAATAAATTTCGAAAGTAGTACCGTAATACATCATCCTTCTCGGAATAAATGTTATAAAAGGTTTGGCGGGATAAATCAGCTTTTTTACAGATATCCATTATTGTAATCTTTTGATATTGCCGCTCCTCCATTAAAGCAATTAAAGCATTTACCATCCAGGTCCTCGACTGAAGTGCGATGGGATTATTTCCTTCATACATTTACATTTTCCTCATTCTGTATAAGTTATATGAACAGCATTGACATGTGTCAAAGATAGTATAATAATAAGATTAAAATTTACATATGTCAAACTATATTTTGCATCCATAGATAATGTACTGTGAGATTACATATTGCGGATGTAAGTCATTGTTTCAGAAAGGAAACGGAATATGAAAGTATTATATTTTACATCGACAGGCAATTGCCTGTATGTAGCAAAGCGTATGGGTGGGGAGCTATATTCCATCCCTAAAGCAATAAAGGAGGGGGTATATGAATTTAGTGATGAGAAAATCGGTCTTGTATTTCCAATCTATAATCTGTCAGTACCTCCATACGTTATAGAGTTCATAAAAAAAGCAAAATTCAATTGTAATTATCTTTTTGCTGTTATGACTTATGGAATGTTTGATGGGGCATCCACCAGCAACCTTCTCAAGGTTGCGGAGCAGACAGGAATAGCATTTTCTTATGTTAACATTATTAAAATGGTGGATAACTGGATTCCAAGGTTTCGTATGGAGAATCAGGTAAAGAATGAGCATAAGAAGCAGATTGAGAAGCATCTGGAAGTTATTATATCGGATATCAATTCTTCGAAAGGTTTCGTACACAAGGATACGAAATTGGATAAAATGATGTCTAACTATTTTTTAGAGAGTTTGCAACGTACGAAAGAACAAACAGCAACTATAGAAAAAGCTCATGGGATTGACAGACTCTTTCGTATTGAAGACACTTGTACCAAATGTAGTACATGTGCGAAAGTCTGTCCGGTAAACAATATTACAGTAAATGATGCAAAACCTATCTTCGATGACAAGTGTATAAGTTGTCTTGCATGCACGCAGAACTGTCCTCAAAATGCAATACGATTACAAGGTGAGAAGAGTAAAGCTAGATTTAGAAATAAGAATATTAGTCTGAAAGAAATTATTATTGCCAATGAATAAAATAAACTATTACATTAGGGTTAAGTAATGAAAAAGGTGTTGTCTTCCGACAGCACCTTTTTTTCTATTTTCTCTACAACTTAATTATAACATAGAAAAAGATATAAATAAAGTCTATATGTTCGGCAGGGCCGGTGCTATAATTCAATAACATTTCGAAAAGACTGCCCATAAAATCATTCCAGAAAAATTACCAAAGGAGGTAAGAAAAATGAGTTCCTATGTTCTCAGTTTACAAGATGTTGATAAGACCAAGCTTGCTGTTGTCGGGGGAAAAGGTGCAAATTTGGGTGAACTTATGAAAATTGAGGGGATTCCTGTACCGGAAGGTTTTTGCATATCAACAGATGCCTTTTATAGGATTCTACAGGAAACACCTTCAATGAATGAATTATTACATCAGCTATCACGGTTAAAAATGGACGAACGGGTGAAAATCAGTGAACTTATCGGGAAAATCCGGGAAACCCTGGAAGGAACAGCAATCCCTGAAGATATTAATGCAGAGATTGAAAGCTTTCTTGTAAGAATAGGGGAAGATAGTGCTTATGCAATACGTTCCAGTGCAACGGCAGAGGATTTACCGTCAGCTTCCTTTGCCGGGCAGCAGGACACGTATCTGAACATTATTGGAATAGCAGAGATACGAAAGTATATCATTAAGTGTATGGCATCGTTGTTTTCGGAGAGAGCCGTGATTTATCGGCTTCAGAATAATTTTGACCATCGGAAGGTTCATCTGGCTGTGATTGTTCAGAAGATGGTATACCCAAAGGCAGCAGGAGTCCTGTTTACAGCAGATCCTGTTACATTTAACAGGAAGGTTGTATCAATTGATGCGGGATTTGGTCTTGGAGAAGCTCTGGTTTCCGGACTGGTTAATGCGGATAATTACAAAGTATGTAACGGTAAGGTTATTGAAACAAAAATATCGGTAAAAGAGATGGCTATTTATCCTTTGGAAAAGGGTGGGACAACAGAACAGAAACTAGCACCTGAACTACAGAGCCAGCAGGTGCTGTCAGAAAAGCAGATATTGCAGCTTGAATGTATGGGAAGAAAGCTGGAAGAGCATTTTGGCTGTCCTCAGGATATTGAATGGTGTCTGGCTGATGATGTGTTTTATATTGTTCAAAGCCGGCCGATTACAACTCTATATCCCATTCCCGAAGTTGCTGACAGTGAGAATCATGTATATATATCGGTCGGTCATCAGCAGATGATGACAGATCCACTGAAACCATTGGGAATGTCCGTATACCAGATGACCTCTATAGGGACCAGGTATGAAGCAGGTGGGAGGCTGTTCGTAGATGTCGCTCAAAGTCTGGCTACTTCCGCTGGCAGAAAGGCGTTAATGAGTACCTTGGGGCAATCAGAACATCTTATGAAAGATGCAATTCTGACTATAATAGAGCGGGGAGATTTTATTAGAACCGCACCGGAGGATGAAGGGCAAAGTAATCTAAAGGGCGGTAATAGCGCATCTACAGCAGATTCATCTCAAAATAAAAATAATTCGGAAATTGTAACTGAACTTATTAAGAACAATCAGATATTAATCGAAGAATTAAAGAAAAACATACAGCATAAATCAGGAACGGAGTTATTCCATTTCATACAGGAAGATATTTTGCAGTTAAAGAGCAGCCTTACCAACCCACAAAGTATGCGGTTAATTATGGAAGGATTTAATACTACAGCTTGGATTAATGAAAAGATGTATGAATGGTTGGGTGAAAAGAATGCCGCAGATATACTATCATATTCCGTAGCCAATAATATAACTTCGGAAATGGGTCTGGAACTGATGAATGTGGCAGATATAATACGTCCTTATCCGCAAGTAATAAGTTATTTACAACAGGTAAAAGAGGATGATTTCTTAGAGAAATTAGAGCAGTTTGAGGGCGGCAATAAAGTACGGGATGCTATTTATGCTTACCTTAATAAATACGGGATGCGATGCAGCGGTGAGATTGATATTACGAAGCCTCGTTGGAGTGAGAAGCCGGCAATCCTTTTACCAATGCTCCTTAACAATATCAAGAACTTTGAACCTAATGCCAGTTATCATAAATTTGAGCAGGGGCTTAAAGAAGCGTCTAGAAAGGAACAGGAGTTACTAGAACGATTAAAGCAATTGCCGGAGGGTGAACAAAAAGTAAAAGAAACAAAAGAAAAAATTGATATTCTAAGAGCTGTAGCCGGTTATCGTGAATACCCGAAGTATGGTATCGTCAGCCGGTATTTTATTTATAAACAAGCATTGTTAAAAGAAATAAATCTACTTGCAGAAGCAGGCGTCATTGCGGAAAAAGAGGATGCATATTACCTTACCTTTGAAGAACTTCGTGATGCTGTCCATACAAAAAAAGTAGAGTATCAGGTGGTTAATCAAAGGAAAGAGGAGTTTAAGCTATTTGAAAAATTAACCCCTCCTCGTGTATTTACCTCCGACGGCGAGATTATTACCGGGTCATATAAAAGAACAGATCTTCCAACAGGAGCTCTAGCAGGTCTTGCAGTCTCCTCCGGATGTATTGAAGGTAGGGCACGTGTCGTCTTAAAAATAGAAGATGCCGAACTGGAAGAGGGAGATATTCTAGTTACCACCTTTACCGACCCTAGCTGGACTCCATTATTTGTTACAATCAAAGGCCTGGTTACCGAAGTAGGCGGTTTGATGACCCATGGTGCGGTTATTGCAAGAGAGTATGGATTACCGGCAATCGTCGGAGTAGTGAACGCTACAAAACTCATAAAAGACGGTCAGCGGATTCGTGTTCATGGCACAGAAGGATATGTGGAAATTCTAATAGACAGGTAAAGATTAGTGTATTACAGCATATATGAATTGTTGATAAGCGTAACAGCATTACGAAAGGATAAAATAAAATTAACTCAATACTATGTTTATTCAGGTACAGCCTGATTTTTTATCAGACTGTACCTTTTTATTGCCCAAATACCTCATTACATAAATATTACATTGTATGAAAGAGAAGGGATATTGACATTATAATCCTCTAATGTAATAATGAATTACTACATTCATGGAAGCATTAACAGATAATGTAAAAATATTATTTTAAGAAATTATAGCTTTGATTCACCCAAATCATAAGATTCTATTAGTACAGATACAGTGGATAGAATCTAATAGGCAAAGGAGATGGAAACACTATGAATCCAATAATTGAAGTTAAGAACTTTACCAAGAAATACGGCGATTTCACAGCTGTGAATGATATATCCTTTAGTGTGGAAGAAGGAACAGTTTTTGCCTTTTTGGGGCCGAATGGTGCCGGAAAGAGTACAACAATCAATACCTTATGTACGATATTTGAAAAATCCCAGGGAACCCTGCTTATCGACGGAAAAGATGTATCAAGCCAAAAAGATGAAGTTAGAGCGGCTATAGGAGTCGTTTTTCAGGATTCAACCCTGGATGCTAAAATGACCATCGAAGAAAACCTCAAGATGCACTGTGTTTTTTACAACATACCGAAAAAAGAGGTGGAGGAGCGAATTCAATTCGTTTTGAAATTAGTAGATTTATTAGGTGAAAGAAAAAAGCTTGTGGGTGCTTTGTCCGGCGGTATGAAACGCCGTGTGGAAATTGCCCGTGGATTAATTCACTATCCCAAAGTTCTATTTCTTGATGAGCCTACAACCGGGCTTGACCCTCAAACTAGGGCACATATTTGGGAATATATTATAAAGCTTCAAAAAGAAAGAAATATCACAATATTTCTGACGACCCACTACATGGAAGAAGCAGAGATTTGCAATAAAATAGCTATTATCGATGGGGGTATTATTGTAGCTCATGATACACCTTATGCTTTGAAAAAGATGTATACAAAGGACAAAGCTTACATCACAACAAAGAATGAAACAGAGCTCGAACAGTTATTAATACAATATGAACTGGGATTTGAAAAAAAGGATGGGTATTATAAAGTGGAAGCAGAAAATCTCGATGGTCTTTTAGAGGTGCTAAGTTTTCATAAAGAAAACATTACAAATATAGAAATTAAAAAAGGAACATTCAACGATGTTTTTCTGGAGATAACCGGGAAAAAAATCAGAGAAGAATAGTGAAAGTAAAACGATATTTATTAATCATGTTTCAGTAATATCCAAACATTGATGAGATACGAAAGGAGTTAATATGAATACAATAATTGCCTTATGGATAAGAGGGTTAAAGGCCTTTATCAGAAATAAAACAGGACTGATATTTTCTTTGATATTCCCATTTTTCTTTGTTTATGTATTTGGGGCTATTTTTAAGAATGACTTTATTGAAAATCCAATCGCATATATGTTATCCGGTGTTATTATAACTACGGTATTTGAAAGCTCGTTGAATTTGGCTTCTTCAACCGTTGATGACATGGTAAGTGGATTTATGAAGGAGGTCTTGGTATCTCCGGCTAAGAGAATTGCAGTTGCAATGGGACAAATATTATCAGCTGCAACAGTATCAACCGTTGAAGGGATATTGATACTTGTAGTGGGATTGTTCATCGGCATTCGATTTACAGATTGGACCACACCACTATATATTCTTATCTCAATGATGAGTATAGGGATAGTTTTCTCCGGAGTCGGCTTATTTATGGCTACCAAGGTTCGAAACGGGCAAACTTTTCAGATAGTGAAAACTGCGGTTACAATGCCTCTGACCTTCCTTTCAGGAGCATATATTCCTCTGTCTATGCTGCCTGGGACTCTTAGATATGTGGCATACATTAATCCAATGACCTATGCCACGGCATTTTTTCGTATGGTTGTATTAGAAAAGACGAATCAGCCAACGGCTAATTTAATAAAAGAGGAACTGGCAATTAAAATTAATGGATT
It includes:
- the ppsA gene encoding phosphoenolpyruvate synthase, translating into MSSYVLSLQDVDKTKLAVVGGKGANLGELMKIEGIPVPEGFCISTDAFYRILQETPSMNELLHQLSRLKMDERVKISELIGKIRETLEGTAIPEDINAEIESFLVRIGEDSAYAIRSSATAEDLPSASFAGQQDTYLNIIGIAEIRKYIIKCMASLFSERAVIYRLQNNFDHRKVHLAVIVQKMVYPKAAGVLFTADPVTFNRKVVSIDAGFGLGEALVSGLVNADNYKVCNGKVIETKISVKEMAIYPLEKGGTTEQKLAPELQSQQVLSEKQILQLECMGRKLEEHFGCPQDIEWCLADDVFYIVQSRPITTLYPIPEVADSENHVYISVGHQQMMTDPLKPLGMSVYQMTSIGTRYEAGGRLFVDVAQSLATSAGRKALMSTLGQSEHLMKDAILTIIERGDFIRTAPEDEGQSNLKGGNSASTADSSQNKNNSEIVTELIKNNQILIEELKKNIQHKSGTELFHFIQEDILQLKSSLTNPQSMRLIMEGFNTTAWINEKMYEWLGEKNAADILSYSVANNITSEMGLELMNVADIIRPYPQVISYLQQVKEDDFLEKLEQFEGGNKVRDAIYAYLNKYGMRCSGEIDITKPRWSEKPAILLPMLLNNIKNFEPNASYHKFEQGLKEASRKEQELLERLKQLPEGEQKVKETKEKIDILRAVAGYREYPKYGIVSRYFIYKQALLKEINLLAEAGVIAEKEDAYYLTFEELRDAVHTKKVEYQVVNQRKEEFKLFEKLTPPRVFTSDGEIITGSYKRTDLPTGALAGLAVSSGCIEGRARVVLKIEDAELEEGDILVTTFTDPSWTPLFVTIKGLVTEVGGLMTHGAVIAREYGLPAIVGVVNATKLIKDGQRIRVHGTEGYVEILIDR
- a CDS encoding TetR/AcrR family transcriptional regulator, yielding MYEGNNPIALQSRTWMVNALIALMEERQYQKITIMDICKKADLSRQTFYNIYSEKDDVLRYYFRNLFREEPYNLELRGRLKLSDITDLFSKFLVEQDTLLKLMVKNNLEGIIFEEMSASVSTCTTGATPCNQYATHKYGNAFFTGALTQTLICWFKDPERITSEELSELLYKILTGNYYEICK
- a CDS encoding ABC transporter permease — encoded protein: MNTIIALWIRGLKAFIRNKTGLIFSLIFPFFFVYVFGAIFKNDFIENPIAYMLSGVIITTVFESSLNLASSTVDDMVSGFMKEVLVSPAKRIAVAMGQILSAATVSTVEGILILVVGLFIGIRFTDWTTPLYILISMMSIGIVFSGVGLFMATKVRNGQTFQIVKTAVTMPLTFLSGAYIPLSMLPGTLRYVAYINPMTYATAFFRMVVLEKTNQPTANLIKEELAIKINGFIVTPIMSFGIILAIGAVFLLLSTISFVRTDFSRLNRSATDASALWG
- a CDS encoding EFR1 family ferrodoxin (N-terminal region resembles flavodoxins. C-terminal ferrodoxin region binds two 4Fe-4S clusters.), translating into MKVLYFTSTGNCLYVAKRMGGELYSIPKAIKEGVYEFSDEKIGLVFPIYNLSVPPYVIEFIKKAKFNCNYLFAVMTYGMFDGASTSNLLKVAEQTGIAFSYVNIIKMVDNWIPRFRMENQVKNEHKKQIEKHLEVIISDINSSKGFVHKDTKLDKMMSNYFLESLQRTKEQTATIEKAHGIDRLFRIEDTCTKCSTCAKVCPVNNITVNDAKPIFDDKCISCLACTQNCPQNAIRLQGEKSKARFRNKNISLKEIIIANE
- a CDS encoding ABC transporter ATP-binding protein encodes the protein MNPIIEVKNFTKKYGDFTAVNDISFSVEEGTVFAFLGPNGAGKSTTINTLCTIFEKSQGTLLIDGKDVSSQKDEVRAAIGVVFQDSTLDAKMTIEENLKMHCVFYNIPKKEVEERIQFVLKLVDLLGERKKLVGALSGGMKRRVEIARGLIHYPKVLFLDEPTTGLDPQTRAHIWEYIIKLQKERNITIFLTTHYMEEAEICNKIAIIDGGIIVAHDTPYALKKMYTKDKAYITTKNETELEQLLIQYELGFEKKDGYYKVEAENLDGLLEVLSFHKENITNIEIKKGTFNDVFLEITGKKIREE